The sequence TTACTCGTGATAATACAATCTATTCTCAGTTACTGTAGAAAATAATAACATCAAGTTCCAACAGTGAGCCAAAGTTTGgtgcatatatatacagttgAAAAAAGGGTATGAATAATTTTGAAGAAAGGAAgttgtttaaaaaattatgtctgaaatgttgcaaggatttacattttttgttttatttgtgattTGTTTCATGTATTATTTCAGAAATAACTGAACCAGAAAGTGTGTGTTATATGTGGTTAATGTAGACCAGTGGTTTtatagatatatttatattatatacgtatatatatatatgtagggctgttaaaatatttgatcactttattgattaatcacatttttttgtccatggttaactcagaattaatcacctGTACTCTATAATAAATAGGGGAAACACTTGTGCATATTGGATGTGCATAGTTTATCACCTTACATGTCTCTATGACCTTTTTATGCTTACTTTAATCTATTTATTTAATCTATTTAATCTATTATTTACTGTGATTCGCTGGGCTGCTTGACCACACCCACTGGATTGTGATTGGAAGACCAGATCCTCCTGAACCTTTTATAGGGAGCCACTGAGTAAGTGTGTTTGTGAAGGAAGGTGCGTGCCCTGCCACAACATGTTTGAAGAGCTCCTGCAGGTTCCTGCGTTGTCCTCCTTGTTGGGGATCCTCGCAGGCTTCCTGGTCATCCACCTTTTGTACTCCAGTTGGACTTTCCAAGGTAAACACACGCATCCTCCTGGGCCCAGATGTCTTCCCTTGCTTGGTAACCTGCTTCAGGTGGATCTCTCCAGGCTTGATCAGTCCCTTTTTAAGGTGAGGCCTTTAGTGTGTTTACCTACAAGACTGTCCCAACCTAAGCATTATTTCTTTAGCTGTCTAAAAAGTATGGACCAGTCTTCACCCTCCACTTGGGACTCAAAAAGATTGTGGTCCTAGCTGGGAGCAAGACAGTCCGACAAGCTCTCATAAACCATGCTGAGGAGTTTGGGGACAGAGAATCCAGTCCTCTATTCCATGATTTATCCAAAGGGCATGGTAAGGCTTTCTTATGTCTATATGTCAACAAATGGGCTCACAGAAGAGTTTCTCCTAACTGACGTGATTCATAACTGACttcatacaaatgaaaaaattatattttagaatAGTCTCCGCATGTTGTCAGGTGCAACTGTTTATGACACAAAGTctgatataaataaatgtgtgccTATACATAAGCCTGGCACACCTGAGGTTGATGGTTTAAAAATGGTAGAGCGTGGTGGAACCAAGCAAATTACTCATAAAACCAAATAATACCGGGGTAATTGattggacatttttattttcctcgCACCTGACTAGCATGACAAACATAACATGTTTGTATTGTTGTGTTACTAGGCAGATCATTGTATTACTAGGCAGATTGTTGTATTACTAGGTAGATTAAGAATGCTTGAGGGAGAAATACAATCCAAGGAAGAAGGAAGTCAGACAGAAATAAAATTTTTcctatcatccacaatccttttgtgagacatgaacacacatctttgtgcgttctaaatatataaagacagcttaaaaaaagcagcaaagaatgcatgtaatgggacacacctactaCACTTATAAAGCCCTCTGAAAAAAACTGTCAACACTCCATTTCTGAAATGTGACCTTCATATTGACCAAGCCATGACCCCATGACCAATAACATTGTTACACTCAAGAACTAtgttagggcggcacggtggtctaggggttagcgcgcagatctcacagctaggagactagggttcaatcccaacctcgggcatctctgtgtggagtttgcatgtgcatgcgtgggttttctccgggtacattccaaaaacatgctaggttaattggcgactccaaattgtccataggtatgaatgtgagtgtgaatggttgtttgtctatatgtgccctgtgattggctggcgaccagtctagggtgtaccccgagaagacagctgggataggttccagcaacccccgcgaccctcgtgaggaaaagcggtagaaaacgaatgaatgaagaacTATGTTACTGGTGTAACATTTCACCACACCAGCTATAACACACCATAAACTCACTCACAATGCTTCAAGCCACTAACGAAAGGGAAATTAGATTGCATataaaagtggttagcgtgcagacctcacagctaggagaccagggttcaattccaccctcggccatctctgtgtggagtttgcatgttctcccccgtgcatgcgtgggttttcttcgggtactccgatggtactccggtttcctcccacattccaaaaacatgctaggttaattggcgactccaaatagtctataggtatgaatgtgagtgtgaatggttgtttgtctatatgtgccctgtgattggctggccaccagtccagggtctaccccgcctcatgcctgaaaacagctgggataggctccagcaccccccgcgaccctcacttggaaaaagcggtagaaaatgaatgaatgaataaaagagaaagacgtgtgtgttCAATTCCCCCCAAAATTGCACTCTCCTTTCACTGCATTTATACTAAAATCTTCACTTTATAAATGTTATTGTCTGTTTCTCCCATTGAAACACACTGACCACTTGCATTCAGGCATACTATTCTCCAATGGCGATTCGTGGAAGGAGACGAGGCGTTTCACCTTAACAACACTGAGAGATTTTGGGATGGGCAAGAGGCTCACTGAGCAGAAAATCATTGAGGAGAGTCACTACTTGACTGAGGAGTTTGAAAAACACAAAGGTAACCGTCCTCATGAAATCCACATTGCTACGTATGCTGTGTTTTCTAATGTATTCTGTCTGTCAGGTAAAGCCTTTGACACTACAATGCTCATGAGCTACGCAACTTCAAATATCATTTCGGCCATCGTGTTCGGAAAAAGATTTGACTACAAAGACCCAGTCCTCCGAGATATGGTTAAAAATGACCAAGATATCATCCATCTGTCTGGAACGCCTTGCATCCTGGTATTCCCTCAACCTATTGTGTATTTACAGAGTCCAAAAAGTCGAGCCAAttgcaatgcatttttttcatgtgaacATATACACTCACTAAGCACTTCTGTTTCGAGAGTCTATGGTGTGCATCATGGTAGACCCAAACTGTCTCATCTTTCCTGTAGACTTGATGGGAGCAGATTTTGGAATGGCTCAGCAGTCCGATCCGAGCCTGACAGGTGGCTGTTTTCTCACACTCTCAATGACTGAAGTGGTCGGTTGATTGTGATTGTTGGAGGAGCCAGGACGTCCTGGCCTATGACGTTAGTTGTCTTGATACCGAGTGTAAGACTGAATTGTGGGCAAGCCGCTATTCAAGGCCTTCTTCAGTGTACTAGATCATGGCCACAATGATTTTCCCTGGTAGTTGGTGCAGTTACTGAGATTGCCCTTGCTTCACCATCTTGGAGTTTTGCATATCCTGAGGTAAATGGCCTTTGGTCCAGCAGAGAAACAAAGGTCCATGAAGTGGCTGCTAGAGGACTTACTTCACACACTTCTACACTTGTATATTCCTGCAACTGCTTGTCCTGGTCTGTGTTCACTTCCCCGCTTTTGAATTTCAAGGGTGCAGTTCCCAAAAATGGGAATCATGTCCATTTTGCTCCATGACAGGTCTACTATGCCTTTCCATGGCTGGGCCCTTGGCTTCAAGACTGGAGGGATTTAAAGAAGGTTGAGAAGAAAAGCAGACAGCCTGCATTGCAGTTAATAAACCATCTAAAGGAGACTTTCAACCCTGACATATGTCGCTGCTTTGTGGATGCTTTCTGGAAACGTAAGCTAAATCTGGAGGTAGGACATCGTcatgtttacaattttcacCTCTCCCATTTGCAAGTGTGCCCTATGAAGGTATCAGTTCTCTTTTTAGGAATCTAACACCCAGGAGTTGGCCTACAGTGATGAAAACCTAGTCTACACCGTGTTGGATTTGTTTGGCGCTGGAACTGACACAACATCACTCACCCTTCGCTGGGGTCTACTTTTCATGTCCAAGTACCCTCATATACAAGGTacaaatcatcataataatgcaTGGAAGAAAAGAGGCAGGCATGACTATCAGTGTTCCTTCTCCTGCAGATCGGGTTCAGGAGGAGCTGAGCAGGGTGGTGGGAGTCCGTCAGGTCCAAATGGAAGACAGGAAAAACCTGCCTTACACCGACGCAGTCATCCATGAGACTCAGAGGCTGGCCAACATCTTCCCCATGTCTGTCAATCACAGCACCAGCAGAGATGTCACCTTCCAGGGATACTTCATTGAAAAGGTCAGATGCTGCTTCATCAATAAAAGAAATTGGCTCCAGCGTGGAGTGTTCTAGCGTAGGTGTATTCTATTAGGTGCATTCTTTTCTGCCTATTTTAAGAACACACAGGAAAGACAAAAACGTGTGTTTATGTctcgcataaggattgtggaagatgggcaaaattcccccaaatgTACACCAAAAACGCTACCCCCTACTGACCAGAATACCACATATCACTTGTGTTTCCATATGTTTTGACCaatagaccatagtctatcATGATAGTGTACCACAAAACagttataatttattaatttctggaaaaaaaaacctgcatatagcgagggagcgactgtgtgttttttgtgactTTGTGCACCAAGGGGACCACTGTGCTCCCTCTGCTGACATCTGTCCTCTATGATGAGACTGAATGGAAGACACCAAACACCTTCAACCCTTCCCACTTCCTGGATGAGGAGGGTAAATTCATCAGGAGGGATGCCTTCTTACCCTTCTCTGCAGGTACAACCACTCTTTCCTTTTTTTACCCACTTTTTAGCCTCACTGCCATTCGCTTTACAGGCCGCAGGGCTTGTCTAGGTGAAGGTCTGGCCCGGATGgagctcttcctcttcttcacaCATCTCCTCCAGCACTTCCGATTCACCCCCGCACCTGGGATTTCGGAGGACGAGCAGGATTTGAGGCCAGTGGGGGGCGCCACACTCACTCCGTTGCCTCACCAGCTGTGTGCTGTGATTCGACACTGAGGGTGGAAAAAAGGAATACTAATACCTTTGCACTCACTCTGTCAATAATTAACATCACATTCAATATTGTAATTCTGTTCAAACGGTCTGATACTAAAGGGTGtagaatttattttttcatttgtgaATCATATCGTAAGTAAAGAGGTGGTGATTTCTGTGATATAGGATtcagtgttaataaattgaatattttcatagttacggCCTTGgaaacttgtttatgactttcaatgtacactttttaacattattagagccatgtaggcATGAAATCTTCCATTATTCTATTATTGAGTGTGAACATGACATTGGGTAACTTTTATGTCGCAGGAACTTTAGGCGGCCTTAGCTAGTAAGCTAGccagctaaccagttagcctcaaatgtatttcctCTCAACATAAGAAGGGTAGgaaacttgtttatgactttcaatatctgctttttaaattttttaaagccccatagacatgaaatcacaccccatagtcacctttacactcctattattcattgtttacatcacattgggTAACTCTTATGCCACAGGAACTCAAGGCGGCCCTAGCTAgtaagctagcgagctaaccagttagcctcaaatgtatttcctgTCAACATCAGAAGGGTAGGAAACTTGTTTGTGACTTTCAATAtctgctttttacattttttaaagccCCATACACATCAAAtcacacccctatagtcacctttacactcctattattcattgtttacatcacattgggTAACTCTTATGCCACAGGAACTTTAGGCAGCCCTAGCTAgtaagctagcgagctaaccagttagcctcaaatgtatttcttctctACATAAGAAGGGTAGgaaacttgtttatgactttcaatATCTGCTTTTTAACGTTATTAAAGCCACATAGACATGAAATCTCACCCCCTtctcacctttatactcctattattcattg comes from Doryrhamphus excisus isolate RoL2022-K1 chromosome 15, RoL_Dexc_1.0, whole genome shotgun sequence and encodes:
- the LOC131103331 gene encoding cytochrome P450 2K1-like isoform X2, whose amino-acid sequence is MFEELLQVPALSSLLGILAGFLVIHLLYSSWTFQGKHTHPPGPRCLPLLGNLLQVDLSRLDQSLFKLSKKYGPVFTLHLGLKKIVVLAGSKTVRQALINHAEEFGDRESSPLFHDLSKGHGILFSNGDSWKETRRFTLTTLRDFGMGKRLTEQKIIEESHYLTEEFEKHKGKAFDTTMLMSYATSNIISAIVFGKRFDYKDPVLRDMVKNDQDIIHLSGTPCILVYYAFPWLGPWLQDWRDLKKVEKKSRQPALQLINHLKETFNPDICRCFVDAFWKRKLNLEESNTQELAYSDENLVYTVLDLFGAGTDTTSLTLRWGLLFMSKYPHIQDRVQEELSRVVGVRQVQMEDRKNLPYTDAVIHETQRLANIFPMSVNHSTSRDVTFQGYFIEKGTTVLPLLTSVLYDETEWKTPNTFNPSHFLDEEGKFIRRDAFLPFSAGRRACLGEGLARMELFLFFTHLLQHFRFTPAPGISEDEQDLRPVGGATLTPLPHQLCAVIRH
- the LOC131103331 gene encoding cytochrome P450 2K1-like isoform X1, with product MFEELLQVPALSSLLGILAGFLVIHLLYSSWTFQGKHTHPPGPRCLPLLGNLLQVDLSRLDQSLFKLSKKYGPVFTLHLGLKKIVVLAGSKTVRQALINHAEEFGDRESSPLFHDLSKGHGILFSNGDSWKETRRFTLTTLRDFGMGKRLTEQKIIEESHYLTEEFEKHKGNRPHEIHIATYAVFSNVFCLSGKAFDTTMLMSYATSNIISAIVFGKRFDYKDPVLRDMVKNDQDIIHLSGTPCILVYYAFPWLGPWLQDWRDLKKVEKKSRQPALQLINHLKETFNPDICRCFVDAFWKRKLNLEESNTQELAYSDENLVYTVLDLFGAGTDTTSLTLRWGLLFMSKYPHIQDRVQEELSRVVGVRQVQMEDRKNLPYTDAVIHETQRLANIFPMSVNHSTSRDVTFQGYFIEKGTTVLPLLTSVLYDETEWKTPNTFNPSHFLDEEGKFIRRDAFLPFSAGRRACLGEGLARMELFLFFTHLLQHFRFTPAPGISEDEQDLRPVGGATLTPLPHQLCAVIRH